A single region of the Gemmata palustris genome encodes:
- a CDS encoding DUF1501 domain-containing protein, whose protein sequence is MLHRRDAMIRLGQLGAGGLALPTLLEARANTPARAKSGTADSCIFIFLWGGPPQQDTWDMKPDAPSGIKSLFNPIDTVVPGIRVCDQMPLFARHTDKVALVRSLSHGDNNHEPSVYHMLTGHKDPTLVSPRNPRKRSHPPNFASALAYFAEPSAVPANVTIPRPVGHDGVTYAGTYAGFLGPKYDPLEKLAANKSNEPAAHPDVLPPDVTQTRLAAREGLLKLLQKQDAHLQKTGGSELDGFRGQAMQMIASPKVREAFDLNKEPSRLRDHYGRNEYGESFLLARRLVENGVKVVSVIWLYIMPNGGVANVWDNHGGTGGLGSITGYAMLKEKYCLPPLDRALAALLEDLSDRGMLERTLVAVAGEFGRTPKINKDMGRDHWGAAQTALFAGGGIRGGQVYGKTDKIAAYPTENPVSPDDFLATIYHAMGVDPAAMIPDRENRPHRLCDGRPVMSLFS, encoded by the coding sequence ATGCTCCACCGCCGCGACGCGATGATTCGTCTGGGGCAACTCGGCGCGGGCGGACTCGCGCTGCCGACCCTTCTGGAAGCCCGCGCGAACACGCCCGCGCGCGCGAAGAGCGGGACCGCGGACTCGTGCATCTTCATTTTCCTGTGGGGCGGACCGCCGCAACAGGACACGTGGGACATGAAACCGGATGCGCCCTCCGGCATCAAGTCGCTGTTCAATCCGATCGACACCGTGGTACCCGGCATTCGCGTCTGCGACCAGATGCCGTTGTTCGCGCGCCACACGGATAAGGTCGCGCTGGTGCGGTCGCTCTCGCACGGCGACAACAACCACGAACCGAGCGTGTACCACATGCTCACGGGCCACAAAGACCCGACTCTCGTTTCGCCGCGCAACCCGCGCAAGCGCTCGCACCCGCCGAACTTCGCTTCGGCCCTCGCGTACTTCGCCGAGCCGAGCGCTGTGCCCGCGAACGTCACCATCCCGCGCCCGGTCGGGCACGACGGCGTGACCTACGCGGGCACCTATGCGGGCTTCCTGGGGCCGAAGTACGACCCGCTCGAAAAGCTCGCCGCGAACAAGTCGAACGAGCCGGCCGCGCACCCGGACGTGCTCCCGCCGGACGTGACCCAAACGCGCCTCGCGGCCCGCGAAGGATTACTCAAACTCCTCCAGAAGCAGGACGCACACCTCCAGAAGACCGGCGGGAGCGAACTCGACGGGTTCCGCGGTCAGGCGATGCAGATGATCGCGTCGCCGAAGGTGCGCGAAGCGTTCGATCTGAACAAGGAGCCGTCACGGTTGCGCGACCACTACGGCCGCAACGAGTACGGCGAGAGCTTCCTGCTCGCGCGCCGGCTGGTCGAGAACGGCGTGAAAGTCGTCTCGGTCATCTGGCTGTACATCATGCCGAACGGCGGCGTCGCGAACGTGTGGGACAACCACGGCGGCACCGGTGGATTGGGCAGCATCACCGGGTACGCGATGCTAAAAGAGAAATACTGCCTGCCGCCGCTCGACCGGGCACTCGCAGCGCTCCTCGAAGACCTGAGCGACCGCGGGATGCTCGAGCGCACACTCGTCGCGGTCGCGGGCGAGTTCGGGCGCACGCCGAAGATCAACAAGGACATGGGCCGCGATCACTGGGGCGCGGCACAAACCGCCCTCTTCGCGGGTGGTGGCATTCGCGGCGGTCAGGTGTACGGCAAAACGGACAAGATCGCCGCGTACCCGACCGAGAACCCGGTGTCGCCGGACGATTTCCTCGCGACGATCTACCACGCGATGGGCGTCGATCCGGCCGCGATGATCCCCGACCGCGAGAACCGCCCGCACCGATTGTGCGACGGCAGACCGGTGATGAGCTTGTTTAGTTAA
- a CDS encoding DUF1501 domain-containing protein produces MPATFCDGLSRRDALRVGTASLFGSALGLPQLLRASAGAKTKKDVSLIFIFLHGGQSHLDTFDLKPDAPAEFRGDFSPAKTKVPGLQICDLLPKVAGQVDKFSLVRSFRHHNSDHGPADHYILTGYFPTAGFNPSLSPNNQRPCVGSVVSKKLGPKGSVPAYVALPKVHPSGGPAYLGANHAPFVIDADPSAPNFSVPDLVPPPAIASSRLDDRKKLLETVDRFHKSAEVKANPAAGALTAFRDKAFDLMTSRQAKEAFNIHAEGDKLRDEYGRHSLGQSCLMGRRLVEAGVRCVTIDHSNWDTHDGNFAVLKNSLLPMYDSAISTLFRDLSDRGLLDSTMVVVTGEFGRTPRINKNAGRDHWGPAFTVLLGGGGIKPGVVVGKTDARAEKPASDPYGPEDLFATMYTCMGIDPKDEAHTPDGRPIALVNNGKVMSELV; encoded by the coding sequence ATGCCCGCAACGTTCTGCGACGGACTCTCCCGGCGCGATGCGCTCCGTGTCGGCACCGCGTCCCTCTTCGGTTCCGCACTCGGTTTGCCGCAACTGCTGCGCGCGTCGGCCGGGGCGAAAACGAAGAAGGACGTGTCGCTGATCTTCATCTTCCTGCACGGCGGGCAGAGCCACCTCGACACGTTCGACCTCAAGCCGGATGCGCCGGCCGAGTTCCGCGGCGATTTCAGCCCCGCGAAGACCAAGGTTCCCGGGCTCCAGATTTGCGACCTGTTGCCGAAGGTTGCCGGGCAGGTCGACAAGTTCTCGCTCGTCCGCTCGTTCCGCCACCACAATTCGGACCACGGCCCGGCCGACCACTACATCCTCACGGGGTACTTCCCCACGGCCGGATTCAACCCGAGCCTCAGCCCGAACAACCAGCGCCCGTGCGTCGGTTCCGTCGTGTCGAAGAAGCTCGGCCCCAAAGGGTCCGTGCCGGCCTACGTCGCGCTGCCGAAAGTTCACCCGAGCGGCGGACCCGCCTACCTCGGTGCGAACCACGCGCCCTTTGTGATCGACGCCGACCCCAGCGCGCCGAACTTCAGCGTGCCGGACCTCGTGCCTCCGCCGGCCATCGCGAGTAGCCGCCTCGACGACCGCAAAAAGCTGCTCGAAACCGTGGACCGGTTCCACAAGAGCGCGGAAGTGAAAGCGAACCCCGCGGCCGGCGCGCTCACCGCGTTCCGCGACAAGGCGTTCGACCTGATGACGTCGCGGCAAGCGAAGGAAGCATTCAACATCCACGCCGAAGGAGACAAGCTCCGCGACGAGTACGGGCGCCACTCGCTCGGCCAGTCGTGCCTCATGGGGCGCCGACTGGTAGAAGCGGGCGTGCGGTGCGTGACCATCGACCACTCGAACTGGGACACGCACGACGGCAACTTCGCGGTGCTGAAGAACTCACTGCTCCCGATGTACGATTCCGCCATCAGCACGCTGTTCCGCGACCTCTCCGACCGCGGGTTACTCGATTCGACGATGGTGGTGGTGACGGGCGAGTTCGGGCGCACGCCGCGGATCAACAAGAACGCGGGGCGGGACCATTGGGGGCCGGCGTTCACGGTGCTGCTCGGCGGCGGGGGCATCAAGCCGGGTGTGGTCGTGGGCAAGACCGACGCCCGCGCCGAGAAGCCGGCGAGCGATCCTTACGGACCCGAAGACCTGTTCGCGACGATGTACACGTGCATGGGTATCGACCCGAAAGACGAAGCCCACACACCCGACGGCCGACCCATTGCGCTGGTCAACAACGGCAAAGTGATGAGCGAACTGGTGTAA
- a CDS encoding DUF1549 domain-containing protein — translation MRFCLPILLIVAPLPARAADGRANAPAIHFENDILPILSRYGCNTSGCHGKAEGQGGFKLSVFASDPEADFAALTKEGRGRRILPTSPDESLLLRKASGRVAHGGGTKLSAANEDYRVLRDWIATGTPLGAHDAPRVVALRVEPVERVLGQKAEQQLKAFAKYSDGTEKDVTRLCRFQSNTDVVASVGASGMVSTHDVPGEAAVMAAYLGEVGLFRVLVPRPGAPAQNALPQFNLIDKLVDAKLAKLNIAPSGLCNDADFLRRAFLDLTGTLPTAEDARQFLADTTKDKRAKLVESLLDRPEFADLWALRWADLLRVDREPLGHQRAHLYYKWIRSSIATNKPFDQFARELVTAEGPVTEVGPTNFFKVVTKPGEIAGTISQVFLGVRIACAECHHHPFDRWKQSDYYGMSAFFSTGTTTHPRTQKSVFAHALDTDMPAADPVGDRRVPLADWMTKPDNAFFARNLANRVWAWMFGHGLVEPVDDVRATNPPSNPELLDALAKYLVENKFDVRKLIRFIAASRAYQTSAAPNATNEKDERNFSRAYFRRPEAEVLLDMISQSLGVPEKFTGSPGVTRAVQLWDSKARSDFLKLFGRPNRVTACECERTREPSVSQVLNLLNSTEIQAKLTHEAGTVAKLVRAQKDDVTLVEELYLTFYSRLPSADESATGVKHLKKYANNRRAATEDLAWALMNSTEFLFNH, via the coding sequence ATGCGGTTCTGCCTGCCAATCCTCTTGATCGTGGCCCCGCTTCCCGCGCGGGCCGCCGACGGTCGCGCCAACGCACCCGCGATTCATTTCGAGAACGACATCCTGCCGATCCTGAGTCGGTACGGGTGCAACACGTCCGGCTGTCACGGAAAAGCCGAGGGGCAAGGCGGGTTCAAACTGTCAGTGTTCGCGTCGGACCCGGAAGCCGATTTCGCCGCACTCACGAAAGAGGGGCGCGGGCGCCGCATACTCCCGACTTCACCGGACGAAAGTCTGCTGCTGCGGAAAGCCAGCGGGCGCGTCGCACACGGCGGCGGCACGAAGCTCTCTGCGGCGAACGAAGATTACCGCGTGCTGCGCGACTGGATCGCGACGGGAACACCTCTGGGTGCGCACGACGCACCGCGGGTGGTCGCGCTTCGCGTGGAACCCGTGGAGCGCGTGTTGGGCCAGAAAGCCGAACAGCAACTGAAGGCGTTCGCGAAATACAGCGACGGCACCGAAAAGGACGTGACGCGCCTCTGCCGTTTCCAGAGCAACACGGACGTCGTTGCGAGCGTCGGCGCGAGTGGAATGGTCAGCACGCACGACGTTCCCGGTGAGGCCGCGGTGATGGCCGCGTACCTCGGCGAAGTCGGGCTGTTCCGTGTGTTGGTTCCACGTCCCGGCGCTCCGGCACAAAACGCGCTCCCGCAATTCAACCTCATCGACAAACTCGTTGACGCCAAACTCGCGAAACTCAACATCGCCCCTTCGGGATTGTGTAACGACGCGGATTTCCTGCGTCGCGCGTTCCTGGATCTCACCGGCACGCTACCCACAGCCGAAGACGCGCGACAGTTCCTCGCCGATACGACAAAAGACAAGCGCGCGAAGCTCGTCGAATCGCTCCTCGACCGGCCGGAGTTCGCGGACCTGTGGGCGCTGCGCTGGGCCGACCTGCTCCGCGTGGACCGCGAACCGCTCGGGCACCAGCGGGCGCACCTCTACTACAAGTGGATTCGCAGTTCGATCGCCACGAACAAGCCGTTCGATCAGTTCGCGCGCGAGCTCGTCACCGCGGAAGGCCCGGTGACCGAGGTCGGCCCCACGAACTTCTTCAAGGTCGTGACGAAGCCCGGCGAAATCGCGGGAACAATTTCGCAAGTGTTTCTCGGAGTCCGCATCGCGTGCGCCGAGTGTCACCACCACCCGTTCGATCGGTGGAAGCAATCCGATTACTACGGCATGTCCGCGTTCTTTAGCACGGGAACGACCACGCACCCGCGCACGCAGAAGTCCGTCTTCGCGCACGCGCTCGATACCGACATGCCCGCGGCCGATCCCGTGGGCGACCGCCGCGTTCCGCTCGCGGATTGGATGACGAAGCCGGACAACGCTTTCTTCGCGCGGAACCTCGCGAACCGCGTGTGGGCGTGGATGTTCGGGCACGGGTTGGTGGAACCGGTCGACGACGTCCGCGCGACCAACCCGCCGAGTAACCCCGAACTGCTCGATGCGCTCGCGAAGTACCTCGTCGAGAACAAGTTTGATGTGCGCAAGTTGATCCGGTTCATCGCCGCGTCGCGCGCGTACCAGACCTCCGCCGCACCCAACGCGACCAACGAAAAGGACGAGCGCAATTTCTCGCGCGCGTACTTCCGCCGACCGGAAGCCGAAGTGCTGCTCGACATGATTTCGCAGTCGCTCGGCGTACCGGAGAAATTCACCGGCTCACCCGGCGTAACGCGGGCCGTTCAGTTGTGGGACAGCAAGGCCCGCAGTGACTTCCTGAAGCTGTTCGGGCGCCCCAACCGCGTGACCGCGTGCGAGTGCGAGCGGACCCGCGAACCGTCGGTCAGTCAGGTGCTCAACCTGTTGAACTCGACCGAGATCCAGGCAAAGCTCACACACGAAGCGGGCACAGTCGCGAAACTGGTGCGCGCACAGAAGGACGATGTGACGTTAGTCGAGGAATTATACCTGACGTTTTACTCGCGGCTCCCGAGCGCGGACGAAAGCGCAACGGGCGTGAAGCACCTGAAGAAGTACGCGAACAACCGCCGCGCCGCGACCGAAGACCTCGCTTGGGCGCTGATGAACAGCACGGAATTCTTGTTCAACCATTAG